Below is a genomic region from Persicimonas caeni.
GATGGATCGATTTCGCCACCATCTATTTCGCGAGCTGTCCGAGGGCCAAAAGCAGCTCGTCCTGCTCGGCCGCGCGTTGTTGGGCGACCCGTCGGTGCTCATCCTCGACGAGCCGTCGGCCTCGATGGACCCCGAGCGCGAGCAACTCGCCGTCGAAATCTTGGTGCGCCAGCGCAACGAGTTCGGCCGCACGATCTTTATGATCGCCCACGGCAGCCAGCCCGCCCAAGCCGCCTCTGACTGCACCCTGCGTATCTACCGCGATCGAACCGTCCACCTGGAGAAGTGCTCATGATCGAAACGCTGTCGATCATCTGGGAGTTTTATCGCGACCCGATCCTGTGCGCCGTCGCCGCCGGCGCGGTGCTCGGACTGCTGGGCGTGTACGTCGTCTCGCGGCGGATCGTCTTTGTGAGCGCGGCTTTGAGCCAAGTGGCCGCCCTGGGCATCGTCGGCGGCTTCTTTCTGGTCGCCTCCATGTCGCTGAGCGGCGTGCTCGCCGGCATCGTGCCCGTCGGGCTCGCCCTGCTATTGGCGCTGGCGGTCGTCTTTGCGCTCGCCTGGGTCGGCGATCGGCCCAGCATCGGACGCGACGCGATCTTGGGCATCGCGTTCATCGTGCCCACCGCGCTGGTGCTCGTGGTCGGCCCCCAGATTCCTCAGGAGATGCACTCCGTCGAGCAGATCTTGCACGGCTCGGCGGTGCTGGTGCGCAAGGCCGACCTGTGGGCCGTGCTCATCGCCGGCGCCCTTGTCATCGCGACCCAACTGGCCGCCTTTCGCGGCTTCGTCTTCGCCAGCCTCGACCCCATCGTCGCGCGCACCCAGGGCGTGCCGGTCAAAGCGCTCGACCTGGTGCTGTTCGGCTCCATCGCCATCATGACCGGCCTGGTCACCCGCGCGCTGGGGGCTCTGCCCACCTTCGGGCTTACCGTACTGCCCGCCATCGGCGTGCTCGGCCTCAAGATCGGGCTTCGCAACGTCTTCGTCCTCGCCGCGCTTATCGGCGCGGTCTCCGGCGCCGGCGGCTATCTTTTGGCCTACTTCCTCGACTGGTCCGTCGGCGCCTCCCAAACCCTCGTCGCCGCCGGATTCGCCGTACTCCTTCGCAGCGTCGGCGTCGTCATGCACCGATAGAAGCCCCCCAGCATACGCGCTCACGCGGTTTTTCAGTTTTTTGTGTAATTTTGCAATAAGACTGGAAAAGCCATCGTTAACCGGACCGAACGCAACACGAGCCGTTCGTTTTCTAAGCAGCGCAAGCCGTAGAAGTCGCGAAAATCTCACCGTCGAAGACCGCAGCAAACTCCGCGTCTGCTGCGGTCTTGCGGTATTCTTGTATCTACGAAAATGCGTCGATTCGGCGCTCCAAGGTTAGTTGTGAGTAGATTCAAAACGCTCAAATCGCTTCGACAGGCCGGTACAGACACGTCCGATGGGAGCATTCGTGAAGTCGCCAAGATGAGTTGGCCGATCATCGTCGGCATGCTCTCGTACACGGTGATGGGCGTGGCCGACACGCTCTTTGTAGGCTGGATCGGCACAAGTGAGCTGGCCGCCGTCGGCCTGGCGACCACCGCGATCCTGCTGCTCAACGCTCTGTTCATGGGCACACTGCACGGCAGCAAGGTGCTGTGCTCGCAGGCGACCGGCCGAGGATGTCCCGAAGAAGCCAAGCGCTTTGGGTGGGCGGGGGTCTACCTGGCACTTCCGTTCGGGCTCATCGTCGCGGCGCTCGCGTTCTTCGGCGCCCCCATCTTCTCGCTGATGGGCGGCCCGGCCGAGGTGCAAGCGCTGGCTCAGGACTATTTTTGGGTGGCCGCCGCCGGCTCGATCTTCTGGTACGTGGCGATGGCCATCTGCAACTACTTCCAGGGCATCGGCAATACGCGCACGCCGATGATGATCAGCGTGCTGGCGAACGTGCTCAACATCGCGCTCGACCCGCTGCTCATCTTTGGCCTCGGCCCGATCCCGGCGATGGGCGTCGGCGGCGCCGCGCTGGCCACCGTCATCGCCCAGGCCGCGGGCATGGTCGTCGCGGCGGTGATCTTTATGCGCCAGGTCGGCCTCATCCGCATGCCCAAATGGCGTCAGGCGGTCGACAAAGTGGTCGACCTCGGCTTGCCCATGGGCATTCGCAACGCGCTGGGGGTGGGGGCGTTTACCGCCTTTACGGCGCTGCTGGCGCGCATGGGCGAAGACCAACTCGCCGCCCACCAGATCGCGCTGAAGGTCATGAGCATCAGCTTTTTGCCCGGCCAGGGCCTCTCGGAGACGGTCACGATCCTGATCGG
It encodes:
- a CDS encoding metal ABC transporter permease produces the protein MIETLSIIWEFYRDPILCAVAAGAVLGLLGVYVVSRRIVFVSAALSQVAALGIVGGFFLVASMSLSGVLAGIVPVGLALLLALAVVFALAWVGDRPSIGRDAILGIAFIVPTALVLVVGPQIPQEMHSVEQILHGSAVLVRKADLWAVLIAGALVIATQLAAFRGFVFASLDPIVARTQGVPVKALDLVLFGSIAIMTGLVTRALGALPTFGLTVLPAIGVLGLKIGLRNVFVLAALIGAVSGAGGYLLAYFLDWSVGASQTLVAAGFAVLLRSVGVVMHR
- a CDS encoding MATE family efflux transporter; this translates as MSRFKTLKSLRQAGTDTSDGSIREVAKMSWPIIVGMLSYTVMGVADTLFVGWIGTSELAAVGLATTAILLLNALFMGTLHGSKVLCSQATGRGCPEEAKRFGWAGVYLALPFGLIVAALAFFGAPIFSLMGGPAEVQALAQDYFWVAAAGSIFWYVAMAICNYFQGIGNTRTPMMISVLANVLNIALDPLLIFGLGPIPAMGVGGAALATVIAQAAGMVVAAVIFMRQVGLIRMPKWRQAVDKVVDLGLPMGIRNALGVGAFTAFTALLARMGEDQLAAHQIALKVMSISFLPGQGLSETVTILIGQYFGAGRFEAARRAFKSTLLIALGLMGTCGVVFFAFGEQLVRVFNSDASVVYLGSKLLLVAAFYQVFDAIAIVATGALNGTGDTKFTMWMGVGSAWLVLLPASYLFAFTLEGGAVGAWLGMTVQLIVLAAVTLLRFTRSDWQGAAQRADVKRLAPA